The sequence taTTACCATGTCTCCTGTTTTGGTGATGACAGGTTAAAGACATCTCCTGTGTAGAGAAACTAGCCAAACGTATGGctctggtgttatttttgacccaTTCATACACCCAACCTAGCTTCAAAAGTTGAAGGTTCTGAAATTCTTTTCTCTGCACTCTGATCTGTAGTTCTTAAActgattttcaattggattaaAATTAGGCGACTAAGTGGGTCATTCCAAcaggtttgttttgttgtctgtGTGTTCAGGGTCGTTGTCTAGTTGAAAAATCCACCCGTTTCATCCTCCGATTCACATCAGGAATGTATCTGTACATTTTTCAGTTCACTGCAGTTATAAGAAGTCTGCCAGTACTGCAATTCCCACTAGGGCTGATGGTATTAGAAAATGTTGCAATGGTGATAATAACTGTAAAAGTTGAGATGTGGATATCAGTAGTGATATATGTCTATTTTCTTCActcctctctttctcatctgtcTCATTTGTGTCTAGTGTGAGGaatctgctgctgtgagactggctaaatattacattagcaaGTAAATGACAAGTTCATACCCCTGGGATATATCAGCCAACAATTACTGGACAACAAATTGTccttgcacacactgatattgtgaCGATGACACTATATTttgcgatatattgtgcagctctaatttCCACCTCCAACCTTCTCTGTTGGTATGGTTGTTTTTTGGGGGTTATGCCATTCCATTGCTTCTCCAAACATTCAGCGTTCAAATTTGGACTCATCAAACCTTAAACAAgctttaacatgtttttcttcagcaggtgaGTCTTGCGCAGTGAGTGTGCATGGGGGGCCACTGTGGTTAAGAACATTTGATTGGTTTTCATTGGAAAAACTCTAGCTACTTATTCCACATCATACTAATGCTCTTTCTGAGTGTTCCTTGATTCATGAACAGCTCTTCTGATAatttttgtttctgagaaaTCTTGCAAGGAGCTCCTGGTCGTCTctggtttatggtgaaatatttttttccccttctgaATAAAGTCTTAACAAAGCTTCCTGGAACATTCAGAAGTTTTTGGTTTAGGACTGAAGTGGCTGGTATTAATTTGCACTGGTAGGAAGCAGGATTGCtttctaaataatttttattacacaAAACGTAATGTATGGACTAATTTGGTATGATGTCTTTTGTTTGTGTGGATTTTTTTGGGTTGCAACTGACATCTGATCAGTCATAGAGTGAGAGACACCGTTCAGGTCTCATGTCCCACAATAAAGCTGTATCTGTCCTTACTAGGTTGAGGACCAGAGCACAGCTGGCCTCCCCGATGAATCTCTTGTTTGCAAGAACCTCTTAGGGCTTAGGTCATCTACTCCTGAAAACTCCATATCGTCCTTTTAAAAGCACAGCCTATGTGGCCATCTTTAAAAATAGGATAAACTTTGCATCAGTCTGATCATCATCTAACGTTTACTGTCCTTTCACCCAGCATCTAGGGTCATCACCCTATCCATGTGTAATCCCTGATGGGCAGCTGGTCCCGCGGTGCCGTGCTGGAGCTCTACAAGGCGCTGCTCCGTGCAGGGCGTCATCTTCAGTACAGCGACCGGAACTACTATCGCCGGGCCGTGGCTCGTGAGTTTTGGCGCTGCCAGGCCCTGACTGTACCTGAAGATAAGGAGGAAGCGCTGAAGAGGGGCCAGTTCTTTCTCAGCAGCAGGCTAGGTGGGCTCATGTAGGGCCGGGTAAGGGAACTTCTGGAGGGGGTTATAGAGGTCATCGGGAGCTGCAACTCTCAGGTAGTGTCTACAAAGCATGGTTGTTTTTATGTTGGAATGGGATTATCCAAAGCTATTGTTTGATGTAACCTCTTGTCAACAGAACAATAACTAGCTTATTCTTCTGccttttgttcttttgtttttatcaggcTTTGTCTGTTTTCAGAGGCAGGATGGCCGGGATGAATGGGGACCGAAAAGGGAAAAAGGATGACAACGGGATCGGAACCGCTATAGATTTCATGCTTTCCAATGCCAAGCTCGTGCTGGGGGTGGGCGGGGCAGCCATGCTTGGCATTGCAACACTAGCTGTCAAAAGAGTAAGTGAGATGATCTCGGTCTGTCATTGTTCTGTGCATCTCACCCACGTATGATGTTGCAGAAAACCTTCCTTCTTGAAGCACGACCTACTTCGTATTGTTTGTGCAGATGTATGATCGGACCATAAGTGCCCCTACCAACCCCACCAAGATGCAGCAGACTGGAAAGAGAAGCTGGGAAGAGCCTGCGTGGATGGGCTCGTCACCACGAGTACTCAACCATGACATGAAGTCCACAGTTAGCAGGTCCCTCCAGTcgctgcccacgtcctcacgTTCTTTTGAACCAGGTGTGGGAGACATTCttctgttatgctgatgacatttttctattttcagatgtttgttttgttttccttgttaTGCAGTGTTAGGTTGGTGAATAAGACTTTAAAGcgagtgtctttttttttttttatctggtgaCAGACAGCTTACTGGGAGGATTGATACTCTTTCTTTACAGTGGGTTTGGATCTTCTGTCTCCCTGTAGCAGTAATTTTCAGACGTTTTTAGGTTTATTGTAACAAGATCACCTATAGAATAGCTATACTTTTAGATTTAGTATTGCCGTTTTATAGAGCTTTGCAAAACGATTCataacccttgaacttttttgcaTTCTTTTACCTTACAACAGGCATtactgattttatgtgatagactgacATAAATTTGCACATAACCATGAAatggaagtaaaataatacatttcaagtttacagtttctcagttggatttaggtctgaactctGACTGGTCGTTCTCCAGCTGgagggtgaacctccaccccagtttcaagtcttttgcagcttccagCAGATTATCTTCCAGTACCGTTTCCATCAACTTTACCTAGCTTCCCAGTTCCTCCTATAAGAAAGCAACTAAAGCATGACACttccaccactgtgttttaatGTGATGTGTTGGCTTGTAGTATTTTGCACAAAGGCCCAAATTTTCAACTTTAGAGCACCTTTGTTCCAGATTTTTGCTTTGTCTTCGACATGGCTTGTGCCAAGATGCAGACAGGGTGGCTTTATGTCAACAACAGCTTCTATCTTGCTACTTTTCCACAAAAGTCAGATTTGagcagtgcacaactaatagttgtcaacAGTTGCTCCTCCAGAGGACTTAATAGTTGGCCACTTGAATTCTTGTATGATTAACGCTGTCTTTGCTTTGCCGGTCATTTTAGTTGGACTGcagtttgttcaccaatgttctccaaCAGCCCTCTGTTATTAGTATGAGTAGTTGTATTCATAATGAGATTCAGTTGAACACAGGTGGGCTCTACTCACTAGTTTACATTTGAAGGCAGTGGATTTTATCTaagggtgtcagagtaaaggtgcCTGACAGTTAATGCATGCTgtatttttcagattatttattaaaacctttcagtgacatttgtggttgtaaagttaaaacaaaaactgtgaaaaagttcaaggcatttcattaattttgcaaggcactgtaataatCCCTcagctttttaaagtttttcctcTTCCAGTCAACGTAGGAAGTAATCCTCAAATAATTCTGCTGCAATTGTAACAAAAGCATCTCCATCATGTCCTCAGACTGCCTGCGAAGAGCTGCAGGTCGCTCTGCATGTGGTGCCACCCAGTCCAGCCTGATGCGGGCCAGGATGCGTCTCTCCCTGCAGGAACGTCTGTGGGAGTTCTACCAAACCAGGGTCAACATCCCTGCTGAGGAGCAGGCCATGGCCCGAAGGGCGGCGCTGGACATCTGTGCAGAGCTCCGAGTCTTTCTTCATGCCAAGCTGCCTGACATGCCGCTCAGAGAGATGTACCTCAGCGGCAGTTTGTATGATGACCTTCAGGTGAGCatttacattcatttatttattttttcttttactgatCTGGGattttcaataataaaaaactttttttctctttttcattttctaggTGGTGACTGCTGACCATGCCCAGTTGATGGTGCCTCTCATCTTGGAAAATAATCTGTGGTCTTCCATCCCAGGAGAGGACACTATCATGAACGTCCCAGGTTTCTGGCTTGTCCGCAGGGAGAACTTGGAGTACTTCCCACGAAGTAGCAGCTACTGGGACCGCTGCATGGTCGGCGGTTACCTCTCCCCCAAATCGGTCCTTGAGGTCTTTGAAAAGCTCGTGGCCGGTTCCATTAACTGGCCAGCTATAGGGAGCATGCTCGACTACGTCATCCATCCTGTGGTTCCCTCTGAGACGCTGACCCTTGAGGTCCAGTACGAGACGGACCGGAAGCTATACGTGGACTTCTTGCCACTGTTGGTGATGGAGGACGGAACTTCACTGATTGCCAAACCGCACCGGCTCTCTGCCGAGCGCAACGAGAACCTGTGGCGGCAGAGCTTCCGTGTAGCCGAAACGGCGCGGCTCAGGGCGCTGGATCAGGAGGACGGGGGCTGCCGGCGCACCTGCCTTAAGGTGGCGAAGGCTGTGTGCAAGCTCAGCCCCGCCCTCCACCGGCTTAACTCCAGCCAGCTCACCAACACCATCCTGCTGCTGAGTGAGAAGGAAGGCGACTGGACACAAGAAGCTCTGGCCGACCGCTTCCTCCAGCTGCTGCGAGCGCTGGTGGGACACCTAGAGGCCGGGAGGCTGTTGTGCGCCCTCAGTCCTAAAGTTAACTTGTTCTGCGAGCTGACTGAACAGGAAGTAGATGAGCTGGGGTATACTCTCTACTGCGCCCTTTCGGATCCTGAGGGGCTGCTGAGAACTGAAGTGGAGCAGCCGTAAACATCCCAAACAAGCAACAAATAAAATGCCAAcctcaatttttgtttttgggtcAAATATTTTTCAGTCGCAAAAAATCCTGCATGGAATAATcacctctttttgtttttattacctcTAAAATCACCAGTGAGAAACCATGACACAGTAGCAGTTCCAGTGTTAGGGCTGTTGATATGATAGCTGTGTCTTCTGTTGTCCAAATATTCTCAGCTCAGTGAAGCGAGTCTCCTTAAAGTCATCGTATTAATGAAGTTTAGAGTGTATCATGGTGGATGGACCTCTGACGTCTTTACCATCATTTCATTATAAAGAGGAAGGCACGAAGTCAGCTAGATTTTACCTCCACATTGAGATAGAGATGTATTTAATGCAGTTCAGAGTTACTACGCCTACCGTGCTCAGTGTGTTTTTAATCTAGTTTCAAAGGACTGAATGTAATATTAAATTGTATGTATGCCAatccaaaatgtaataaaatcctGATCAGCCTTAAGGACTCTGCATTCTCAACTGAAAATAAGtgtttttgggttgttttttttggacCTGTTTAATAAAATGAGTCCAAAAAATGAACTCGATGTAAGAATCAaagtcatatacaggtccttctcaaaatattagcatattatgataaagttcattattttccataatgtcatgatgaaaatttaacattcatatattttagattcattgcacactaactgaaatatttcaggtcttttattgtcttaatacagatgattttggcatacagctcatgaaaacccaaaattcctatctcacaaaattagcatatttcatccgaccaataaaagaaaagtgtttttaatacaaaaaacgtcaaccttcaaataatcatgtacagttatgcactcaatacttggtcgggaatccttttgcagaaatgactgcttcaatgcggcgtggcatggaggcaatcagcctgtggcactgctgaggtcttatggaggcccaggatgcttcgatagcggcctttagctcatccagagtgttggttcttgagtctctcaacgttatcttcacaatatcccacagattctctatggggttcaggtcaggagagttggcaggccaattgagcacagtgataccatggtcagtaaaccatttaccagtggttttggcactgtgagcaggtgccaggtcgtgctgaaaaatgaaatcttcatctccataaagcttttcagcagacggaagcatgaagtgctccaaaatctcctgatagctagctgcattgaccctgcccttgataaaacacagtggaccaacaccagcagctgacacggtaccccagaccatcactgactgtgggtacttgacactggacttctggcattttggcatttccttcttcccagtcttcctccagactctggcaccttgatttctgaatgacatgcagaatttgctttcatccgaaaaaagtactttggaccactgagcaacagtccagtgctgcttctctgtagcccaggtctggggaatgcggcacctgtagcccattttctgcacacacctgtgcacggtggctctggatgtttctactccagactcagtccactgcttccgcaggtcccccaaggtctggaatcggcccttctccacaatcttcctcagggtccggtcacctcttctcgttgtgcagcgttttctgccacactttttccttcccacagacttcccactgaggtgccttgatacagcactctgggaacagcctattcgtacagaaatttatttctgtgtcttaccctcttgcttgagggtgtcaatagtggccttctggacagcagtcaggtcggcagtcttacccatgattggggttttgagtgatgaaccaggctgggagttttaaaggccccaggaatcttttgcaggtgtttagagttaactcgttgattcagatgattaggttcatagctcgtttagagacccttttaatgatatgctaattttgtgagataggaattttgggttttcatgagctgtatgccaaaatcatccgtattaagacaataaaagacctgaaatatttcagttagtgtgcaatgaatctaaaatatatgaatgtaacattttcatcatgacattatagaaaataatgaacttcatcacaatatgctaatattttgagaaggacctgtatttcattAATACAGTGGCTGATGCTTTGCATATTTCACAGtaccttccaaaagtattcataccccatgaGGTTTTTTTCACAATTGGTCACAATCAAAACCAACCATaaacttcaaaatattttagtgAGATTtgttagacaaacacaaagtagtccataatctgaaagtgtggcatgcatttgttttcagtccttttcactctcaaacccctaaataaaatccagtgcaatcgaTTGCCTTCAGCACTAATAAGTAAAATGGACTCCACCTGTCTGTACTTTAATCTGATAAGTCCATTTGATATTATGTATATAGGAGCATCAAAACAATGGAGGAACACAAATTCTTGCCAAGTTGTTTCGATTTTTATtggttcaaacatttttaaaacaatgtaaaaatctCACATTCCCGCATTTGCtgctgtaacgtgacaaaatctGGAAAGGTTTTAGTGATATCAGTGGATATTTTTGCACGGCACTGCATGCCAACGGTGTTTTGAATGGCTGCAGCCTGCATGGGTTACCTGTGTGATCGAAAGGTGGAAAGGTTTAGatgcgtttgtgtttatttctgtccGCAAAACAATCAGTTAAGATTCTGATAGGAAGTGAAACATGACAAGCAGGAAATCCCTGGTTTATTGCTGGTTGTCGCATCATTGAGCTGTTAGGAGAAAATATGTCCATGTGTTGATTAAATACAGAGCTGCTCTTTGTTTGCTGGTATAAAAAAGGAGTTCTATTCTTTAAAGTCATTGCTTGGATGTGCAGGTCTGACAACATTGATGAACCCATCAGTAATGTGTACACACATTATCACAGATCATTTAGAACATATTTTAAGACTGTTTCTGGTTCTTTCAGATGTAGAACCTAGGTGGGTCAGGATGCTTTGAAAGGACTGTAAGCTCTTGGGTTTGTGCTTTACTTTCCTGCTTGGTTTACAGAATATTCTGTGCATTCCCCAGTGCAGGCCTGAATCTTTGTAGCAAAtgctctttttttaattagaattttaacattttaaactattgcATCTCATTGATCCAAATGCTAGACTGCAGAAGATCCTCCAGGTTCAGTTTTTAGTAAAGTTCTTGGATGCTGTTAAAACAGTATGTTCTCACGCCTTTAGGTCTACTTGTAAATGCAGATTAAGTAAAGGATCCAGACAGTGTCGTGTTAAGTAGCCAGACAAAGACTAGATTAACGTGCGAGTCCATGTCACCAAGGCTGCAAGGACCAGGATCGTCTGATGTAGAAGAGATCCATTATTAACCTGGAGTCGAGCTCACGACTTGTAAGCTCCTCCTGCCTGTCTGATCAACAGGTTCCAGGTCCTAATCTTAGGTCATGATCAGGATCTTAACACAGGTCAGCAGTTACAGTGtcctgcaaaaggattcctacTTCTTGCACTTCTCCAATAAATGTTGCAATACTGCTGCAGAAATGGAAGCTGGAAGGAAACGCTATGCATGGTTTTTACAGGGTTCCTGCAAATTTTCTCTTAAGAATTTCATGCTTTTCACAACTTTAATTTCTAATTGTTCCTACATTTTTTATACCATTCTCAACATTTGAgtacaaaaacgtcaacttaGTTCATGTTTAATTTCTCCCCAAATTCGAAACAACACAATAATGAAGTTTGTTCACGATTCAAGAATGTTTTAAAGAGCTATTTGACTTCTTTTTAGCATCTGGTCAAACTTCCATCAGTTGTTTCAAAATCTACAATAGCTCAAAATAATGTAGATTTGC is a genomic window of Girardinichthys multiradiatus isolate DD_20200921_A chromosome X, DD_fGirMul_XY1, whole genome shotgun sequence containing:
- the LOC124862682 gene encoding MIEF1 upstream open reading frame protein-like isoform X2, encoding MGSWSRGAVLELYKALLRAGRHLQYSDRNYYRRAVAREFWRCQALTVPEDKEEALKRGQFFLSSRLEAGWPG
- the LOC124862680 gene encoding mitochondrial dynamics protein MID51-like: MAGMNGDRKGKKDDNGIGTAIDFMLSNAKLVLGVGGAAMLGIATLAVKRMYDRTISAPTNPTKMQQTGKRSWEEPAWMGSSPRVLNHDMKSTVSRSLQSLPTSSRSFEPDCLRRAAGRSACGATQSSLMRARMRLSLQERLWEFYQTRVNIPAEEQAMARRAALDICAELRVFLHAKLPDMPLREMYLSGSLYDDLQVVTADHAQLMVPLILENNLWSSIPGEDTIMNVPGFWLVRRENLEYFPRSSSYWDRCMVGGYLSPKSVLEVFEKLVAGSINWPAIGSMLDYVIHPVVPSETLTLEVQYETDRKLYVDFLPLLVMEDGTSLIAKPHRLSAERNENLWRQSFRVAETARLRALDQEDGGCRRTCLKVAKAVCKLSPALHRLNSSQLTNTILLLSEKEGDWTQEALADRFLQLLRALVGHLEAGRLLCALSPKVNLFCELTEQEVDELGYTLYCALSDPEGLLRTEVEQP
- the LOC124862682 gene encoding MIEF1 upstream open reading frame protein-like isoform X1, with translation MGSWSRGAVLELYKALLRAGRHLQYSDRNYYRRAVAREFWRCQALTVPEDKEEALKRGQFFLSSRLGFVCFQRQDGRDEWGPKREKG